The segment ACCGTCGCGCCCACCTCTCCGGTGCCCTCATCCAACCGGGCGGAGGGCACGCCCATGTTCAGCAACAGGTGCTCCAGGTCCCGGACCGTGGTCTCTCTAGAGAAGATCCCCAGAATGTGGAACCCAAAGGTAGCCGTGAACTCCACCCCCGGAAGCACCAGAATCTTGCGCATTAGGCGTCGGTACTCCTGGAGGTGGTCCCTCTCCGGGCCCTGGAGCCGGTCCAGGCTTTCCAGCAGCTCCAGGTCCCGGATCTCGCTTAGCAATTCCGCGTAGCCACGCACGGTGTTGTGATCCGCGATGGCCAGTATGTCGAGCCTCTTCTCCTCTGCTTTCCTCAGGATATCGAGGTAGCTCACCTCGGCCTGTCGGTAGCATTCCGAGGCCGGGGTGTGCACGTGCAAATCAAACCTATACCAATCCATTCTCTCCTTCTTCAAACCTCACCGAAGACCCTTCCGCCACGGTGGTGCCGGCTGGCTCTTCCTCGGTCTCAACCTCAAGTGAGAGCGCCGTTCGTAGTGCGTCTTCCACCCGGTCTACCAGGACGAAGCGCATGTCGTCACGTACGCTCTCGGGAATGTCATCTAAGTCTCTCTCATTGCGCGCCGGCAGCACCACCGTGCTCAGCCCGGCTCTGTGTGCCGCCAGCACCTTCTGCTTGATGCCGCCCACCGGCAGCACCTGCCCCCGTAGGGTCACCTCTCCGGTCATCGCCACGTCGCTGCTGACTGGCTTGCCCGTAAACAAGGAGACCAGGGCGGCCGTCATGGTGATCCCCGCAGACGGACCGTCTTTCGGTACGGCGCCAGCCGGCACATGTATGTGAATGTCGCTCTGGCGCAGGGAGTCCTGGTCTATCCCCAGGTCGCGAGCTCGCGACCGGACGTAAGTCAGCGCCGCTTGCGCCGACTCGCGCATCACTTCCCCCAACTGACCCGTGAGCGTCAATCGCCCCTCGCCAGGCATGCGCGCCGCCTCGATAAAGGTTATGTCACCTCCGGCCGCGGTGATCACCAGCCCCGTGGCCACGCCGGGGATCTGCGTGCGCTCTGCTACCTCCTGGTAGTACACTGGCTTGCCGAGATACTCGGGGACGTCCTCTGCCTCGATCAGCACCTGCCCGGTTAGCTCTCCGGCGCCTGCGCGCACTGCTACCCGCCGGGCGATGGCGCCGATCCTTCGCTCCAGCTCACGCACCCCTGCCTCACGCGTATACTGCCGCACGATGCGCCGCAGAGCAGCCTCAGTGAAGTCCAGCTCTTCGGGCCGAAGCCCATTCTCAGCGATCTGCCGCCTTACCAGATACTGGCGCGCGATCTGGATCTTCTCCTCCTCCGTGTACCCATCGAGCTCCAGGATCTCCATCCGGTCTCGCAGCGGCTCCGGGATCGGCTCCAACAGGTTGGCGGTGGTGATGAACAGGACCTGCGACAGATCGAAAGGCACGTCCAAGTAGTTGTCCCGGAACTCTACGTTCTGCTCCGGGTCCAGCACTTCCAGCAGCGCCGAGGCCGGGTCGCCCCGGAAATCGCGCCCTAGCTTGTCCACCTCATCCAACATCATGACCGGGTTCCGGGTGCCCACCCGCCGTATGGCTTGGATGATGCGCCCCGGCATCGCCCCAATGTACGTGCGCCGATGACCGCGAATCTCCGCTTCGTCGTGCAGCCCACCCAGAGAGGTACGGGTGAACTGGCGCCCCATGGCTCGAGCGATGGAACGCCCCAGCGATGTCTTGCCCACCCCAGGGGGTCCCACGAAGCACAGTATGGCGCCCTCACGTTCCCGCCTGATGTAGTCTCGTCTCTCCTCTTCTGCCTCTCCCTCCCGCCGACGCTCCGCCCGTAGCTTGCGGACCGCTAGGTACTCGATGATCCGCTCCTTGATCTTGTCCAGATCGTAGTGATCCTCGTCCAGCACAGTCCGGGCATGCTCCAGGTCCAGCCGGTCTTCGGTAACCACCGACCAGGGCAAACTAGCCAGCCATTCCAGGTAGGTGCGGATGACACCGTACTCGGCTGCTGCCGGTGGCAGAGTCGCTAGACGCCCGAGCTCTCTCTCCGCTTCCCGCCTTGCCTCCTCTGGCAGGCCTGCCCTCTCAATCTGCTCCCGCAGACGAGCAACCTCCGCCGTCTGCTCGTCCGTCTCCCCCAGTTCGCGCTGAATGGCCTTCAGCTGCTGCCGCAGGAAGTACTCCCGCTGGGTCTTCTCCATCTCCGACATGGCCTCGGACTGGATCTTGCGGCCTAGCTCAAGGACCTCCAGCTCGCTACTAAGCACCTCGGTCAGGCGGCGAAGTTTCTCCTTGACACTGTCCATCTCCAGGATAGCCTGGGCCTCGGCTGGCTGCATCTGGGTGCTTGTGGCCACCAGGTAGGCCAGCTGCCGATTATCATCCAGGTTCATGGCCGCGACCGACAGCTCGTCGGGCAAGTACGGCACCATAGACACCAAGCGCTGGAACTGAGAGACGATGTTGCGGGCCAGAGCCCTCGTCTCCACATCGTCCTCTACCTGTTCGGGCAATGCCTCGACCCGGGCCCTCGGGTACGGTTCCAGGCTCAAGAACTCGACGATCCGGAATCGCTCCAACGCCTGAACCATCAGCCGCAGGCTGCCATCTGGCTGACGCACCATCCGATGCACCACGATGGTCGTTCCCACGCGATACAGGTCGTTCTCGGCCAGCCCCCTCTCTTCATCCCCCTCCCC is part of the Anaerolineae bacterium genome and harbors:
- the lon gene encoding endopeptidase La codes for the protein GEGDEERGLAENDLYRVGTTIVVHRMVRQPDGSLRLMVQALERFRIVEFLSLEPYPRARVEALPEQVEDDVETRALARNIVSQFQRLVSMVPYLPDELSVAAMNLDDNRQLAYLVATSTQMQPAEAQAILEMDSVKEKLRRLTEVLSSELEVLELGRKIQSEAMSEMEKTQREYFLRQQLKAIQRELGETDEQTAEVARLREQIERAGLPEEARREAERELGRLATLPPAAAEYGVIRTYLEWLASLPWSVVTEDRLDLEHARTVLDEDHYDLDKIKERIIEYLAVRKLRAERRREGEAEEERRDYIRREREGAILCFVGPPGVGKTSLGRSIARAMGRQFTRTSLGGLHDEAEIRGHRRTYIGAMPGRIIQAIRRVGTRNPVMMLDEVDKLGRDFRGDPASALLEVLDPEQNVEFRDNYLDVPFDLSQVLFITTANLLEPIPEPLRDRMEILELDGYTEEEKIQIARQYLVRRQIAENGLRPEELDFTEAALRRIVRQYTREAGVRELERRIGAIARRVAVRAGAGELTGQVLIEAEDVPEYLGKPVYYQEVAERTQIPGVATGLVITAAGGDITFIEAARMPGEGRLTLTGQLGEVMRESAQAALTYVRSRARDLGIDQDSLRQSDIHIHVPAGAVPKDGPSAGITMTAALVSLFTGKPVSSDVAMTGEVTLRGQVLPVGGIKQKVLAAHRAGLSTVVLPARNERDLDDIPESVRDDMRFVLVDRVEDALRTALSLEVETEEEPAGTTVAEGSSVRFEEGENGLV